GGAGATTATTCGAACAACAAAAATCATAAATAGGCTGCCTATCTCCCACAGATTCCATTCTTGTCTTCACATCAATCTTCAACTTACATATCTCATTACAAACTGTTCATCCACAAACACCTCCATCATGAGCGACAGTGACAAGGAACAAATCGACCGCCCTGAGCCCCTCCTCGAGGAAGGCAAGTTCGATAGCGAAATCACCGGCAACACCGCTTACGTAGGTATAATCTTTGATCCTTTGTCTCATGAGCCCTCCTTTGCTAACAACTATTGCAGATACGCTGGGACGTCAAGGGTGGCCGAGACCGTGACCACTACCCTAGCTTTGACACCTGGGAACCTTTGGAGGGCACTCCGTAAGTTTACCCTGATACAAATATTCATACAAATAACTGACGTTAGATCTAGTAACATTCAGGGTTTCACCTGTCGCAGTGCTGTTGACCTCTGGATCTACATTGGAGAGTAAGTCATATCATGCCAAATTCACCTGGAGGTTGATGCTAACTAAATACAGTGAAAGTGAAAAGTTCTCCGGACCGACTGAAGGCAAAAAGAAGATCGACGCTCGACGTACCTCAAAGTACAAGATTGTGCGACGTTGATCTGATTTGCCATGCCATGTCCGGTCATTCAACATGTCTGGATAACAATTGAGATGCGTCATTTCGACGACGCAAGGATGCAGGATACACTGTTAAGTGATGATAGGAGATGAATTACTTATAGTCACTCATTGTTCTCAAATAAAACAACCGTGGCCACGGATCATAAACCCACTGATCAACGTTGTATCGACCGTCTTGTTGAATTTGCTGAGGCCAATGACATGGCAGTCAAGGGTCATGGACTTCTCTCTCCATGCTGCAACCCGGATTATGTCCTCAACATAATCGACCCCAATGCCCTCTGCGCTGAGATCACCGAGCACTTTGAGGCTGTTATGCATCGTTACAAGGGCAAGATGGATCGATGGGATGTTGTTTCCGAGGCCCTCAAGACAAACGGTAGTGGTTTAGCTCCAAACCACTTTTTTGATATCCTCGGCCCTGAATGGCTCGAGGAGGCCTTTCGTATTGCCCGAGCAACTGATCCAGACGCCAAGCTCTTTCTCAATGAGAATCTTGTTGAAGTAATGCCGAAAAAACACCAAGAACTCTACGATATGGTCGCCAAGCTTGTTTCCAAAGGCATCCCTATTGATGGAGTTGCCCTTCAGACGCATGTAACTCTAGAGCCCTTGGTACCTGGTGTCATTCGTGATATGGTCAATTCTTACAAAGCTCTTGGTCTTGAGGTTTCTATTGCCGAGTTGGATGTCCATACGTACAACGCGACTCAACAAGCCGACATCTATGGTAACGTTATCAAGGAAGCTCTCGACGCAGGTATAAATGATATCAGTTTCTGGGGCTTTACCGATAAGCACTCGTATACGTGGCTTCCAGGCTCGAAGCCATTAATGTTCAACGAAACTTATCAGCCCAAGGGTGCCTTCTTCTCGACCCACGATGCTCTCGCCAACTTTGTTGAGTAGGACTTACCTCGAATTAGCAGATGAATGTCCTGGTGCTATTGAATCTTTTATAAGtgctattatctttattaattataaaggaagAGATATAAAGGAGGCCTCTATAGctaagaaggaaaagagattaggaataaattatttactACTAGCACCTTTTcgttaactatattattaggACTTCTCTGCAATCAATAGCAACTAGATCACTCTTTCTAATAGTAGCATTTTAGACCTCTAATAAAATGATAGCTAGTGTaagcaaagaaaaagacaaatattaaaatataattattaggGTTATACTGTTATACATGTTATTTGAAGTTGTCATTGACAGGAATACCATCGTGATAACTATCATTATAGGATCGTGCTTGAATAAGAAGAAATAGAGTATTTATTCGGATTTGTAATATTAAAAGTCATCAGACGTCAATCATAGTTTCCACAGCATCTTCCCAATGTTCACTTTGAGTGTCCTCCTCTGTCGATAAACAGTGACCCAACATCTCATAGAAATTCTGTTGTGAACCGGGTTCCTTATTTTCACGAGCGTTTATAATATCTATCGCGGTTCGTCCTTCCTCGTCAATCTCGCCGACAACTATTTTGGAAGCTACTGGTACACATAATGCCATTGTGTCAGCATCCGCAAACTCGGCGATAACGTGAAGTAATGTCTGCCCCTTTGGAAGAGGTATATGGATTTCAAACCCTTTTCTAATAAATAGATCAATGAACTCATGCTTGTTCTCTTTGATACTACACAGCAGTGGATCTACCGCAGGTGCATTTGGGCAACGGATTTGTGCCCCGTTGGCCAAGAGGCGGACAGCAGCGTCAAAGTTGTCGGATAGTATAGTGAACCCAAGCGGTGTTCTACCGTCTTTGTCAGGGAAGTCCTTATCCATTCCGGCATCGAGTAAATGCTCGACGCCATCTCCTGGTGACCAGATGGCGGCATAGTGTAACGCGGTATGATGGTAACCCGTACGATAGGTTACACTCGACCCAGCCTCCAGGAGCAGCTTGACGCAGGTCGGGTTACCAGACCTTGCGGCGAAGATGAGTGGATCTTTTTGACAATAGCTGGGAATGGATGGGTCTGCTCCGCAAGACAAGAGCAGTCTGAGATCCTCAATTGAACCAAGCTCGGCTGCCAAGCACAAGGCCGTTTGGCCCAGAGAGTCACGGGCGTTGATCATTTCAATAGAATTCATCTCCAGCTCCTCCGAAATGTTTCTACTTTCAAGTTTGAGAACCGTCTTGTGTAGCTTAGTAAAGTTCCTGGCCTCGATATCTTTGGTATGATCGAATAGTTCTCGAAATGCCTTCTCGTCTGCTTGAGATAGCCTTCCAGACAAGATCTTGCTCCAAGCCTTGTCCGAGGGGCATGCACCCCAGATCTTGCTCCTTATCAGAGGGTCGGCGCCAGCTTGTAGCAAAAACCGGATTGTTTCAATCTTTCTGTACGATATTGCAAACTTCCCAACATTAGTAACTTGTTTCCGTTCGGGCAGTATTATCTTACGTCTAGAGCTGTAACTCCTGATGAACAGTGAACGTCATTAGGAGAAGCACCACCACTGCTGAACAACTGTTTAAGTCGCTCAATGTTGCCAATTTTGGAAAAGTAGAATACATCAGAGTCTTTTGCAACGAGTTGATGAACAACCACTGTCATAGACGGATCCGCCGCTGGCTTCAATAAGAGAACCGCAGAGATTAACTTTGCCACGAACCAACGTGGGAACGTGTAAGTAACCTGAATCAGACTCGAACAACGTTCTTTGCATCGAGGAACGTTACATGGCTGACGAATGCTTGGTCTGCCGGTATAACCAACAAACAAGCCACCAATTATGGAGTCAAGAAGCATAGGTGATCTGAAGAGCTTCGTTCGATGGCAAGAACAGGCACACCCGACCTGGCAGTTACCTGATATGTTCCGAGTCGCATTGATGGAAATTGCACTGACTACGGAATTGTCGCAGGCGGATAATAAGAGGTCAGTACTCCGGGAACGGTCTATCTGGACTTTGCATTTCTCGTCATTTACACAGGTTAGTGGAGTTGATTCCGAAATTCGAGTTTTGCTGAAGTCCAGTTGTTTCAGAAATTCCTCCACCGTTTTCAATCGGTTAGATATCGTCAATAATTCATCCGAGTGTGTGGTGAGGTCCAGGTGCAATGTTTGTCGTTTTGTTGCAAGCTGGCTAACAACGGCGTGTATGCCTTGAATATCAAGTTGTACGCTCGAGAATGAGACGCTACATTCATCTTAGTTGTGCCAAGATTACCATTTGGGAATTTTCCTTACACTGATGATGCCGAAATGAACGTGACTAGTTGCATTCGTATGTCTTGCAACGCAGTACGAAACCCATTAATTTTACGAGTAACAGCGAGACTCCGTAGAGTTCTTTTCTGTCGGATGTGTCTCCATTTGTCGACGCTTTCCTTGATCTCTAACAACTTGGTAGTAATTGATTGTGCGATGTGGTCCAGGCTAATTGTCTTGTTCAAGGGGCTCTGGGTATAGGCTGAAGACAAAAGGACTTGTTCCAGTACGACTATGAGATCAGTAACCTCATTTGAGAGAGCGCAAAGCTCCAGTGGTGCTCCGTAGAGCTGCACTAGGAATCTCAGCGCAGAATGAGTAGCAGTCGCAAGGGTCAAGGAAGACGCTATTATTGACAATGGGTCCATTTCGAATAAAAAGATGGGTTAATTGTACCCGATAGTCAGTACAGTGGGGAATGGAATCAATGAGGAAAAGCGCCCTTTCTTCCGTATTATAGTTATTTCCATGGCTCTGTAATTTAATGGCCTCATAATACTGTGACTGTTCAAAGCTGAAACCAGCCTGTAGTAGTTACACTGCCTGAAAAGATGGCTTTATTCATTGGTTGTTGACGACTTGGTCAGACTCACGTCGTCCATGGTCTGCAGTGGCTGGCTCAGGCGGGTGACAGTTTATGGCGAAGGGACTTCTTGTCAGGGTGGTGTGGTGGCCAACAGCTACCCTCCTTGAAACGAGGCCCCTGAGTGGCGAGTTTTGGCCTTTGTACAAGCCGGTCTACAGGAGCGGCTAAAGAACAGATGTTGCACTTGACCTCCATGCAGGTGATTTCATTAATACTATCGCATATTGAGGACAAATCAACACAAATGGTCTACTATACGTCATATCTCCAATGAATAACTGGTATACGTCAAGATTATCCGTCAACGTATTCATATACGGAATGATCTTCATAACTTTGGAATTCAGATTTAAACGCACAACAACAGGAGACTCTCGCCATGTCTATCGAGTCACGTAGCTAAATATCCAGGCCAAATAAACCGAAACGCACATTCCATGATACAATCATTGATTCTTAATACAAACATCTACAAGAACAACTATAAGTTTGAACAACCGAGTTACAGTCCCTAGCGTGGGACTTTTGACTGTGGCTTCCTTTACCAtctttcatctcttatgTTGTAATGGTAAACTAAACCCCCGCCATCATCAAAGGGCCCTCCATGCATCGCCGTCGTCCCAGATTGGGAAAACGGGCTCCAGGCGTTCTGGCATCTGATCcggccaattcttccgaATCACATCCATCAGTCCATTTTGAAATATCGCATACGCCGGTCCGCCAAGATGAATTCCTACTCAAGTCAGTATCTGTGTATCCTAAGATACTCGGAACCTACCATCAATGATTAACTTCCTGAAATCGGGGTTTTCTGGCTCACTAGCCGA
This Fusarium poae strain DAOMC 252244 chromosome 3, whole genome shotgun sequence DNA region includes the following protein-coding sequences:
- a CDS encoding hypothetical protein (CAZy:GH10) codes for the protein MAVKGHGLLSPCCNPDYVLNIIDPNALCAEITEHFEAVMHRYKGKMDRWDVVSEALKTNGSGLAPNHFFDILGPEWLEEAFRIARATDPDAKLFLNENLVEVMPKKHQELYDMVAKLVSKGIPIDGVALQTHVTLEPLVPGVIRDMVNSYKALGLEVSIAELDVHTYNATQQADIYGNVIKEALDAGINDISFWGFTDKHSYTWLPGSKPLMFNETYQPKGAFFSTHDALANFVE